One window of the Methanococcus voltae genome contains the following:
- a CDS encoding DUF2098 family protein: MPYDKNGKNIEIGNFARYINTGTEGIVKDFKNINNEELIVLDNNLAYKPNLIEIIQNITQKSNNKKIEIKDDEINLSNSEDIDSCGAG; encoded by the coding sequence ATGCCATATGATAAAAATGGAAAAAATATCGAAATTGGGAATTTTGCAAGATATATTAATACAGGTACGGAAGGTATTGTAAAAGATTTTAAAAACATAAATAATGAAGAATTGATCGTTTTAGATAATAATTTAGCATATAAACCTAATTTAATTGAAATTATTCAAAATATAACTCAAAAAAGTAATAATAAAAAAATAGAAATTAAAGATGACGAAATAAATTTGAGTAATTCAGAAGATATCGATTCTTGTGGTGCTGGTTAA
- a CDS encoding TIGR03576 family pyridoxal phosphate-dependent enzyme, which produces MKDLEFERIIKTREILRDNLKKHGRDNIYDLTGLTGGFYIEDKNLDFLETYTGPAIFTEKLNRHGLLYLHNDFTEDSDLKNKLESLEEYCKYEKAVGFNRTSSALLATIITLKSKNITQVLHYVPEKPSHPSVPKSCSILGIQYYESDDFDEITSLIDTNKFLIITGSTMNHKIVDFENAKKLIEYCHSKNVNVLFDDASGARIRLLNGQQTALNMGADLVVTSMDKLMNGPRAGLLAGNKELIDEIYSEGLKYGLEAQAPILAAMVYTLKNFSFERIKKAQQRAINFTFDELNEYDFLSFEKTPTGFMINMEPKESYEVALDLLKNYRIITITTMGMPDASKTLRFDFTSKDADRVSDNYIKNSILNALVSLINKKNSE; this is translated from the coding sequence TTGAAGGATTTAGAATTTGAAAGGATCATAAAAACAAGGGAAATTCTGAGAGATAATTTAAAAAAACATGGTCGAGATAATATATATGATTTAACAGGTCTAACTGGTGGATTTTACATAGAAGATAAAAATTTGGATTTTTTAGAAACTTATACTGGACCTGCAATATTCACTGAAAAATTGAACCGGCATGGATTATTATATTTACATAATGATTTTACAGAAGATTCTGACCTTAAAAATAAGTTAGAATCTTTGGAAGAATATTGCAAATATGAAAAAGCAGTTGGATTTAATAGAACTTCTTCAGCACTTTTAGCCACTATTATAACATTAAAAAGTAAAAATATAACTCAAGTATTGCATTACGTACCTGAAAAACCATCTCATCCATCAGTACCTAAAAGTTGTAGTATTTTGGGTATCCAATATTATGAAAGTGACGACTTTGATGAAATAACGTCTTTAATTGACACTAATAAATTTTTAATAATAACTGGATCTACAATGAACCATAAAATTGTAGATTTTGAAAATGCCAAAAAATTAATTGAATATTGTCATTCTAAAAATGTTAATGTATTATTTGACGACGCTTCAGGTGCAAGAATACGTTTGTTAAATGGTCAACAAACTGCATTAAATATGGGTGCTGACCTGGTAGTTACAAGCATGGATAAATTAATGAATGGACCTAGGGCAGGTTTATTGGCAGGTAATAAAGAATTAATAGATGAGATATATTCTGAAGGCTTAAAGTATGGTTTAGAAGCTCAAGCACCAATTTTAGCAGCAATGGTCTATACTTTAAAAAATTTCAGCTTCGAACGGATTAAAAAAGCACAACAAAGAGCAATTAATTTTACATTTGACGAATTAAATGAGTATGATTTTTTATCTTTTGAAAAAACACCAACTGGTTTTATGATAAATATGGAACCAAAAGAGAGTTATGAAGTGGCTTTAGATTTATTAAAGAATTATAGAATAATAACTATAACCACAATGGGAATGCCTGACGCAAGTAAAACATTAAGGTTTGATTTTACATCCAAGGATGCAGATAGGGTTTCCGATAATTATATTAAAAATTCAATATTAAATGCTCTAGTTTCATTAATTAATAAGAAAAATAGTGAATAA
- a CDS encoding 2-oxoacid:acceptor oxidoreductase subunit alpha, with protein sequence MMKTEFIQGNMACVEGALKAGCMFFGGYPITPSTEIAEGMAKKLPKLGGYYCQMEDEIASMASIIGASWAGSKSMTATSGPGISLMQENIGYAFMTETPCVLVNVQRGGPSTGQPTAASQADIMQTKWGSHGDYQPIVLVPSSVQEMYDFTILAFNYSEKYRTPVFVMADEILGHMREKVVLHDDIEIINRLTPNNDLDNENDKLVPIMPVFGEGYKTAVTGLTHNEKGYPDVSAETHDKLVRRLSNKILENKDDIVLYESKNIDAETIFVCYGTPSRTVKYTVDSLMAEGKDVGYIRLKTVFPFPDNLIKNLKASKILVPEMNLGQVVGEVMKYANCEVELIGKIGGELHKPEELKKYI encoded by the coding sequence ATGATGAAAACTGAATTTATACAAGGAAATATGGCTTGTGTAGAAGGAGCTTTAAAAGCAGGGTGTATGTTTTTTGGCGGTTACCCAATAACTCCTTCAACAGAAATTGCAGAGGGAATGGCAAAAAAATTACCTAAATTAGGTGGTTATTATTGTCAAATGGAAGATGAAATAGCAAGTATGGCTTCCATAATTGGTGCAAGTTGGGCAGGTAGTAAATCCATGACTGCTACAAGTGGACCAGGCATTAGCCTAATGCAAGAAAATATAGGTTATGCTTTTATGACTGAAACGCCTTGCGTTTTGGTAAATGTACAACGTGGGGGTCCTTCAACAGGGCAACCAACTGCTGCATCCCAGGCAGATATAATGCAAACAAAATGGGGAAGTCATGGTGATTATCAACCTATAGTTTTAGTGCCAAGTTCCGTACAAGAAATGTATGATTTTACAATATTGGCATTTAATTATTCTGAAAAGTATCGAACACCTGTTTTCGTAATGGCTGATGAAATATTGGGGCACATGCGTGAAAAAGTAGTTTTACATGACGATATTGAAATAATCAATAGATTAACTCCAAATAATGATTTAGATAATGAAAATGACAAATTAGTACCAATTATGCCAGTTTTTGGAGAAGGTTATAAAACTGCAGTAACTGGTTTGACTCATAATGAAAAAGGATATCCTGACGTTTCTGCTGAAACACACGATAAATTAGTGAGGAGATTATCCAATAAAATACTAGAAAATAAAGATGATATTGTATTGTATGAATCAAAAAATATCGATGCAGAAACTATATTTGTATGTTATGGAACTCCTTCAAGGACTGTTAAATATACTGTGGATTCTTTAATGGCTGAAGGAAAAGATGTAGGATATATACGATTAAAAACTGTATTTCCATTCCCTGACAATTTAATTAAAAACTTAAAAGCTTCAAAAATATTAGTTCCTGAAATGAATTTAGGACAAGTTGTAGGCGAAGTTATGAAATATGCAAATTGCGAAGTTGAATTAATTGGTAAAATAGGTGGCGAATTGCATAAACCTGAAGAATTGAAGAAATATATTTAA
- a CDS encoding potassium channel family protein gives MEPIRKIEIGLLVMFCIIVFFSISFSYFENLTLFDSFYLTIITMFTIGYGEIHPTNDFGKLTAILLALTGTSVGVFTFGSTLQLFVEGYFRKANRMRIMKNRIKNMNEHYILCGYGRIGKVVANRLAKRGTDFVVLDLSEENLVSEFEKNPDFNYICGDATLDECLIEANIKNAKTLISTMPKDSDNVFVTLSAKRLNPNIHVVSKAEETVSMDKLLIAGADKVVSPYMIGGMRLAELAIKPDVLDFFSTFMSIANYEYNEDIDLRKYNISQKYEGMSIFELLSHINYNVSVIGIKSKNGSLSVNPSKDTILHLEDQIYVFGTYDQLESFEQYIN, from the coding sequence ATGGAACCTATAAGGAAGATAGAAATAGGTCTTTTAGTAATGTTTTGTATTATTGTGTTTTTTTCAATCTCCTTTTCGTATTTTGAAAATCTTACATTGTTCGACTCATTCTACCTAACAATAATAACAATGTTTACAATAGGTTATGGTGAAATTCACCCTACCAACGACTTCGGAAAATTAACTGCGATATTATTGGCCTTAACTGGTACGAGCGTTGGAGTTTTTACATTTGGGAGTACTTTACAATTATTTGTAGAAGGTTATTTTAGAAAAGCAAACAGGATGAGAATTATGAAAAACAGAATAAAAAATATGAATGAACATTATATATTGTGTGGTTATGGTAGAATTGGAAAAGTGGTTGCGAATAGATTGGCTAAAAGGGGTACTGATTTTGTGGTTTTGGACTTAAGTGAAGAAAACTTAGTTTCTGAGTTTGAAAAAAACCCTGATTTTAACTATATTTGTGGGGATGCCACATTAGATGAATGTTTAATTGAAGCAAATATTAAAAATGCAAAGACCTTAATTTCAACAATGCCTAAAGATTCTGATAATGTATTTGTTACATTATCTGCAAAAAGGTTAAATCCTAATATACATGTAGTTTCTAAGGCTGAAGAAACAGTTTCAATGGATAAGTTACTAATTGCAGGTGCGGATAAGGTTGTTTCGCCATATATGATAGGCGGTATGCGTTTAGCAGAATTGGCTATAAAACCAGATGTTTTGGATTTTTTTTCCACATTTATGTCTATAGCTAATTATGAATACAATGAAGATATAGACCTTAGAAAATATAATATTTCACAGAAATACGAAGGAATGTCAATCTTTGAATTATTAAGCCATATTAATTACAATGTTTCAGTAATTGGTATTAAATCAAAAAATGGGTCTTTGAGTGTTAATCCATCCAAAGATACTATATTGCATTTGGAAGATCAAATATATGTTTTTGGCACTTATGACCAACTTGAAAGTTTTGAACAGTATATTAATTAA
- a CDS encoding AAA family ATPase yields the protein MEIGLLSVKNTLPFFENFGNLPTKLISESNMKDISDLDLFIIPGGSLIECNNLLNNDEFKNTLSKFNGYILGICSGFQLLSNTIDIGRKSQTPILKKGLELLDVDISPLICTDRVKFKIDNNTIFNNKKTNDNSEKKLQNYNNMAYDGFHCHTYGHITIENSKVFTKSFVNKLDYKMLEKSNELISGAFDGKIYGTMIHDFLDNENIKNSFLNNFKVKEDELEEITIKNQNLKSKFKKYRYDENINIAHKQKNIDTSKKGIILLGTGSESGKTFITTSIAGKLSKKGYKVFSAKIGPDVRDIVPSLYITNEPMTKYSSIKIYDRGWSTIEEFKKYIESSDYDYYIIEGVMGAFTGCLNKAGYSSAEIAKLLNIPTYVVSSCSKSGIEGSYIESLMYYTLLNKIGVDVKGIILNKIYNDRIVEKVKNISNKSDIQIIPIKKAKQNINIKNRGLIPEVEIDYDLFCNLALDLDIDIELLDMNINNENNISIEDIKGYFENPEDTSYMEEKLLDLVLKLKKL from the coding sequence ATGGAAATCGGATTATTGAGTGTTAAAAATACATTGCCTTTTTTTGAGAATTTTGGAAATTTACCCACTAAATTAATATCTGAATCCAATATGAAAGATATTAGCGATTTAGACTTGTTTATAATACCGGGAGGTAGTTTAATAGAGTGTAATAATTTATTAAACAATGATGAGTTTAAAAATACATTATCTAAGTTTAATGGTTATATATTAGGAATATGTAGCGGATTTCAATTATTATCCAATACTATCGACATAGGTAGAAAAAGCCAAACCCCTATTTTAAAAAAAGGATTAGAATTGTTGGATGTGGATATATCTCCTTTAATATGTACGGATCGAGTTAAATTTAAAATAGATAATAATACGATATTTAATAATAAAAAAACAAACGATAATTCTGAAAAAAAATTACAAAATTATAACAATATGGCATATGATGGATTTCATTGTCATACATATGGCCATATTACTATCGAAAACTCAAAAGTATTTACAAAATCATTTGTTAATAAATTAGATTATAAAATGCTTGAAAAATCTAATGAGTTAATTTCTGGAGCATTTGATGGTAAAATATATGGTACTATGATACATGATTTTTTAGATAACGAAAATATAAAAAATTCATTTTTAAATAATTTTAAAGTTAAGGAAGATGAATTAGAAGAAATAACAATTAAAAATCAAAATTTAAAATCAAAATTTAAAAAATATAGATATGATGAAAATATAAACATAGCACATAAACAAAAAAATATAGATACCTCGAAAAAAGGGATAATATTATTAGGTACGGGCTCCGAAAGTGGAAAAACATTTATAACAACTAGTATTGCTGGTAAATTATCTAAAAAAGGATATAAAGTATTTTCTGCCAAAATAGGTCCAGATGTAAGAGATATAGTGCCGTCATTATATATTACAAATGAACCTATGACAAAATATAGTAGCATTAAAATATATGATAGAGGCTGGTCAACGATTGAAGAGTTTAAAAAATACATAGAATCCTCAGATTATGATTATTATATAATTGAAGGTGTGATGGGTGCATTTACTGGTTGTTTAAATAAAGCAGGATATAGTAGTGCAGAAATAGCCAAATTATTAAATATACCCACATATGTCGTTTCTTCATGTAGTAAAAGCGGTATAGAAGGTTCATATATTGAATCGTTGATGTATTATACTTTATTAAATAAAATAGGCGTTGATGTAAAAGGAATTATTTTAAATAAAATATATAATGATAGAATAGTCGAAAAAGTTAAGAATATAAGTAATAAATCAGATATTCAAATAATACCTATTAAGAAAGCAAAACAAAATATAAACATAAAAAACAGGGGCTTAATACCTGAAGTAGAAATAGATTATGATCTGTTCTGTAATTTAGCCCTTGATTTAGATATAGATATTGAATTACTAGATATGAATATTAATAACGAAAATAATATAAGTATTGAAGATATTAAAGGATATTTTGAAAATCCTGAAGATACGTCATATATGGAAGAAAAGTTATTAGATTTAGTCTTAAAATTGAAAAAATTATAA
- a CDS encoding AAA family ATPase: MNSEILSKEIESLKNNKSNLKDYFRYKYSNDIIYDKNNVLIDLEDLQKNGFFKEIDLMENNPKEVLNVIRDAYLDAYESLKTVRKDINIVPYHVPESINKNNKNKPVTIEDIKSNKLGKLVEFEGVITVSTKIKSALKKAKFICPKCGNIINTSIENPFEGYIEPMCSNKNCGELMNLNEENSEYIDYQELKIQQPLDLMEDPEEPPKYITVLLENSPGIYCGRVKITGIPVKSQKNKKIPIYDIIVKGLNCEIIDNKLEAILTEEDIEKIERVSKNKDVINILSERLIPEIKGYSTIKKAILLQQIKGVKKGSKRADSHVLLITDPGIGKSVMLRKIAEIPGNVYGSATTASGVGLTAAVVREKTEIGDDTWVIKPGLLVKANKGTACIDELTVNRDLQSYVLEAMESQTIHINKGGINTKLSSECSILAACNPKWGRFDNNEAVSEQINIPAPMLSRFDLIFPLKDEPDRARDKEIGKHIINIHKAFLDKNIKQNMKLDNIIIDDVLIDNDFIIKYIIYARQKKPIISEDAENILVEYYTNMRKSSVQITARQLEATIRIAEAHAKARLHDEVEELDAIEAINIITESLKEIAYDPETNSFDIGKVTGVSKKDVNYMKSVYNIIKNLSNELDAELVIYEDIVERANKENIDENQVKIALKKLKQVGDIYEPKNRKYRIM, from the coding sequence ATGAATTCAGAAATACTATCAAAAGAAATAGAGTCTTTAAAAAATAATAAAAGCAATTTGAAAGATTATTTTAGATATAAATATAGTAATGATATAATTTATGATAAAAATAATGTTTTGATTGATTTAGAAGACTTGCAGAAAAACGGTTTTTTTAAAGAAATAGATTTAATGGAAAATAACCCTAAAGAAGTATTAAATGTTATTCGTGACGCCTATCTAGACGCATATGAATCATTAAAGACTGTTAGAAAAGATATTAATATTGTACCATATCATGTACCAGAATCCATTAATAAAAATAATAAAAACAAACCAGTTACTATTGAAGATATTAAAAGCAATAAATTAGGGAAATTGGTTGAATTTGAAGGTGTAATAACCGTATCTACAAAAATAAAATCAGCTTTGAAAAAAGCGAAATTTATATGCCCTAAATGTGGCAATATAATAAATACTAGTATTGAAAATCCATTTGAAGGATATATAGAACCAATGTGTAGTAATAAGAATTGTGGAGAATTAATGAATTTAAATGAGGAAAATTCAGAATATATTGATTATCAGGAATTAAAAATTCAACAACCTTTAGATTTAATGGAAGACCCTGAAGAACCACCTAAATATATAACAGTTTTATTGGAAAATTCACCAGGTATTTATTGCGGCAGGGTAAAAATAACAGGAATTCCAGTTAAATCTCAAAAGAATAAAAAGATACCAATATATGACATAATTGTAAAAGGATTGAATTGCGAAATTATAGATAATAAGTTAGAAGCGATTCTCACGGAAGAAGACATCGAAAAAATTGAAAGAGTTAGTAAAAACAAAGATGTAATTAATATATTATCTGAAAGGCTAATTCCAGAAATTAAAGGATACTCCACAATTAAAAAAGCTATATTATTACAGCAAATAAAGGGCGTAAAAAAAGGAAGTAAAAGAGCCGATAGTCATGTTTTGTTAATAACAGATCCAGGTATTGGTAAATCAGTTATGTTAAGGAAAATAGCGGAAATACCTGGTAACGTATATGGTTCAGCCACTACCGCTTCAGGTGTTGGTTTAACTGCTGCAGTGGTGCGAGAAAAAACAGAAATAGGCGACGATACATGGGTTATAAAACCTGGTCTTTTAGTTAAAGCAAATAAAGGCACTGCATGTATTGATGAGTTAACGGTGAATAGGGACTTGCAAAGTTATGTTTTGGAAGCCATGGAAAGCCAAACAATACATATAAACAAAGGTGGGATAAATACAAAACTATCATCAGAATGTAGTATTCTAGCCGCTTGTAACCCTAAATGGGGTAGATTTGATAATAATGAAGCGGTTTCTGAACAGATTAATATTCCTGCACCTATGTTAAGTAGATTTGATCTAATATTCCCATTAAAGGATGAACCAGACCGTGCAAGAGATAAGGAAATTGGAAAACATATTATAAATATACATAAAGCATTTTTAGATAAAAATATAAAACAAAATATGAAATTAGATAATATAATAATTGATGATGTATTAATTGATAATGATTTTATAATAAAATATATTATATATGCGAGACAGAAAAAACCAATAATTTCAGAAGATGCGGAAAATATCCTTGTAGAATATTATACTAATATGAGAAAAAGCTCTGTTCAAATTACTGCAAGGCAATTGGAAGCTACAATTAGAATTGCAGAAGCCCATGCTAAAGCAAGACTCCATGACGAAGTTGAAGAGCTAGATGCAATAGAAGCCATTAATATAATTACAGAATCCTTAAAAGAGATAGCTTACGATCCAGAAACTAATTCATTTGATATAGGTAAGGTAACTGGAGTATCTAAAAAAGATGTAAATTATATGAAATCGGTATATAATATAATAAAAAATCTTTCAAATGAATTAGATGCAGAATTAGTAATTTATGAAGATATTGTAGAAAGGGCAAATAAAGAAAATATTGATGAAAATCAAGTTAAAATAGCTTTGAAAAAATTAAAGCAAGTCGGTGACATATACGAGCCGAAAAACAGAAAGTATAGAATTATGTAA
- a CDS encoding transcriptional regulator, whose amino-acid sequence MKLIKNYPKTYDNGNLWIQPVNHSTILSYDNCFEFHYVNKTPIIRILGSPSVSKMIRNILNSISNKFAYGKKDVNHMENIFRYINKEYKTNRNYNKAKIGWYRVIGDIFEDLTNNKFEKVIFKLNTLLKSIKPLIVIDTNNTYAWNHNHSFKRFVKWLNEDFSIIIRTPFKNIKNIQNNFPNSKINNCAAVINYAKNSGILIKNCKVAERILNIAQGDITAIDIILKNSKRELKTLRDLKIPWKKIAYQTAPDRLKEIYIKCNKLKKFKIQDILQITPEYTKSTLYKYLSELCDLGILTKNKNKQSIIYKIIVNKLLFNKKSNYTNYIGLYNEIYLRKTIFTNKI is encoded by the coding sequence ATGAAACTAATAAAAAATTATCCTAAAACGTATGACAATGGTAATTTATGGATTCAGCCTGTGAATCATTCAACAATTTTATCATATGATAATTGTTTTGAATTTCATTACGTAAATAAAACCCCGATAATTAGAATATTAGGTAGCCCTTCAGTATCTAAAATGATACGTAATATACTAAATTCAATTTCTAATAAATTCGCATATGGAAAAAAAGACGTAAATCATATGGAAAATATATTTAGATATATAAATAAAGAGTATAAAACAAACAGAAATTATAATAAAGCCAAAATAGGATGGTATAGGGTAATAGGGGATATTTTTGAGGATTTAACTAATAATAAATTTGAAAAGGTAATTTTCAAATTAAATACATTACTTAAGAGTATAAAACCATTGATTGTAATTGATACGAATAATACATATGCTTGGAATCATAACCACTCATTTAAAAGATTTGTAAAATGGTTAAATGAAGATTTTTCAATAATAATAAGAACCCCATTTAAAAATATAAAAAATATTCAGAATAATTTTCCAAATTCAAAAATAAACAATTGTGCTGCAGTTATAAATTATGCAAAAAATTCAGGTATCTTAATAAAAAATTGTAAAGTGGCAGAACGTATATTAAATATAGCCCAGGGCGACATAACTGCAATAGATATTATATTAAAAAACAGTAAGCGAGAATTAAAAACATTAAGGGATTTAAAAATACCTTGGAAGAAAATAGCTTACCAAACTGCTCCAGATAGGCTAAAAGAAATATATATTAAATGTAATAAACTAAAAAAGTTTAAAATACAAGATATATTACAGATAACGCCAGAATATACCAAATCTACATTATATAAATACTTGAGTGAATTATGTGATTTGGGTATTTTAACAAAAAACAAAAATAAACAAAGTATAATATACAAAATAATAGTCAATAAATTATTATTTAATAAAAAAAGTAATTATACAAACTATATTGGATTGTATAATGAAATATATTTAAGAAAAACTATATTTACCAATAAAATATGA